One Penaeus vannamei isolate JL-2024 chromosome 38, ASM4276789v1, whole genome shotgun sequence genomic window, gagagagagagagagagagagagagagagagagagagagagagagagagagagagagagagagagagagagagagagagagagcgcaagagagagagagaaagggaatgtatGTGTGATGGTGTCTGCTGTCTACTGCGCGCATGATGTATAGTGACaaaactttatcattataatatcatagaTAACAATCCTGAATACGTGTTATGTACCCTCAGATTATAAATTACCGACCACACACGCAGCCATCCTGAGAATAgtactgaaagagagagatagagagagagagagagtcaaagtcaaaacattttattccattaattacaatggttattctttatataaatacattcatatctacagttgattatttaataggtgttcttttaatttcgttttgaaattacaaaagctattaatgactcttatattatctggtaacatgttccatagcttgggtccacgtagagagcgagagagagagagagagagagagagagagagagagagagagagagagagagagagagagagagagagagagagagagagagagagagagagagagagagagagagaaagaaagaaagaaagagagagagagagagagagagagagagagagagagagagagagagagagagatagagagagagacagagacagagagagagagagagagagagacagagagtacatTCACTAATCCCTCTATGAGTAATATGTGTAACACGATTTACATTCGTACTTCTTGACCGCTGATGCTGTTCTGGACATAGATGTAATTATGCCTCATCTGTTATGCTGGTCTGAGGTCATCTCCCACCAACCCGACATTATGTACTGTCTTTGTGACATCCAGCGAAGATGGAAGTACCCATAGACACACGAATATAAAAgtaaatgctcacacacacacacatacacacacacgctcacgcactcactcacacacacacacacacacaccaaaagtactactattacttcgGGTTAAaatgtaaaagtttttttttcctatcttatcattatcaataacatttatattgtcattactgttttatatatatatatatatatatatatatatatatatatatatatatatatatatatatatatatatatatatatatatatataatcatacacatacatatacatatatatatatatatatatatatatatatatatatatatatatatatatataatatatatatatatatatatatatatatatatatatatatatatatatatgtatgtacatataatcatacacacacatatacatatgcgtgtgtgtgtgtatgtgtgtgtatctgtatacatatacatacacatacatacatacacacacacacacacacacacacatatatatatatatatgtatatacatatatatatatatatatatatatatatatatgcatatatatacatatatatacagatatatatatatatatacatatatatatataattatacatatatctacatatatacatatatatacatatatatatatatatatatatatatatatatgtatatatatatatatatatatatgtatatatatatatacacacacacacacacacacacacacacacacacacacacacacacacacacacacacacacacacacacacacacacacacacacacatatatatatatatatatatatatatatatatatatatatatatatatatatatatatatatgtatgtatgtatatatatatatatatatatatatatatatatatatatatatatatatatatatgtttgtatatatgtatctatacatatatataagtgtacatatatatacatatacatattctatataatgtgtatatcagGTGACTATGTTTTGTGATTAGTTTTGGGCTGTGTCCATCACACGATTTCGAAACAGTGTTTTTTTTCTGGACCACCGCAGAGTAATTACAAACAAAAGGACCGTTGGACTGCACCAAACAACCGCCATGGCCTCTACACTATCGGCTATTCGGCAAAGGCCAACAGTTCGCAAAAGTCTAACAAAATAGAGCATGAAAGGGATCTTTTCTGGCAATGAAAAGCTACAAAATGAGTCATTTAAgtggcttttctttttttctttgtaggtAGGATGTAAGTGAGGTCACGCTGATCTTCTGACTTACTTCTGATATACATGTTTAATGCAACGATAAatggataatacacacacacacacacactcgcacacacacacacacacacacacacacacacacacacacacaaaaacacacacacacacacacacataatatatatatatatatatatatatatatatatatatatatatatatatatatatatatatatatatatatatatatatatatatacacacacacacacacacacgcacacacacacacacacacacacacatacacacatacacacacacacacacacacacacacacacacacacacaaacacacacacacacacacacacatatatatatatatatatatatatatatatatatatatatatatatatatatatatacacacacacacacacacgcgcacacacacacacacacaaacacacacacacacacacacacacacacacacacacacacacacacacatacacacacacacacacacacacacagatatatatatatatatatatatatataaatatatatgtatatatacatatatatttatgtatatatatatatacacacacgcacgcacgcacacacacacacacacacacatatatatatatatatatatatatatatatatatatatatatatatatatatatatatatttatagatatatatatatttagatatatatatatgtatatgtatatatatagatatatatatatatagatatatatatatatatgtatatgtatatatatatagatatatatttatatgtatatatatatatatatacatatatatatatatatatatatatatatatatatatgtatacatatatatatatatatatatatatatatatatatatatatatatatatatatataaatatatatatatatatatatatatatatatatatgtatgtatcatatatatatacttatttattaattagaTTATCTatgtattctatttctttctcattactTACAGATTTATATCCTAGTAGAATGAAAATAACTTGTCACACTCGTTGTTTTAGGGGAAATGCATAactgatttgttgttgttgttgttgttgtttttgctatggCTACAGTTAAAGATTCCGCAAAATCCGATTCGGGAAACTCTGCCTAATGATTCTTGCACCTTTTGTTAGAATCCTCTCGAGTGCAACGTCCCTAATATCAATACAACGTAATTCAACCCAATCAACGATGGCGATCTCGCTAATCGTTATTGTATCATACATCTCTttcctgaattttttttttttttttcgaaattatcCCCCGCGTGCATGCCGATGACGCAGTACAATCATCCCAATTATGACTTTCTGTTGACATGGAAGTGTGCTGTGACGTAATGTATTCCTGTCTGGCTCTGCGTCCTCGGGGGAAATAGCTGGTGATTCGGCAATTCCTTCGCGGAGATTTCAATGCAGACGTAGATACCAATCCGAAGGCAGGCGTGACTGGGATCAAAGGGTCATTAAAGGCATTTGATCAGCTGACCTCATTTTCACTTTGTTCCTTAAATCGAAAGGCAATTTGTTGCTGTGTTATGAGTTATTTTACGTTCCGCTGGCAGTCTTGAGGCGCCATTGCTCTCTGCTTTTCTCGTGTTATTACATAAccaatttcttttttcatatttgcatatacttgaatacatttatgcatatatatatatatatatatatatatatatatatatatatatatatatatatatatatatatatatatatatatatatatatatacatatctatatgtatatatgtatatatatatatatatatatatatatatatatatatatatatatacatatatacgcatctatatgtatatatgtatatatgtatatatatatatatatatatatatatatatatatatatatatatatatatatatatatatatatatatatatatatttgtgtgtgtgtgtgtgtgtgtgtgtgtgtgtgtgtgtttgtttgagtgtgtttgtgcgtatggatatatatatatatatatatatatatatatatatatataatatatatatatatatatatatatatatatatattatgtatatatatatatatatatatatatatatccaaatatgtatgtatgtatacatacatacatacacacacacacacacacacacacacatatatatatatatgtgtgtgtgtgtgtgtgtgtgtacatatttgtgtgtgtgtatgtatgtacgcgagTGTTTTATTTCCCTCGAATCGAGCTACATATATTTaactttaatttaatttaatttacatatatttaatttaatatatGAAGAACTATACTCTCCTACAGATCTGTTCATCTACactattatattgtatatatgcttacacacgcacacacacacacacacacacacacacacacacacacacacacacacacacacacacacacacacacacacacacacacacacgcacacacacacacacacacacacacacacacacacacacacacacacacacacacacacacacacacacacacacacacacacacacgcacacacacacacacacgcacacgtacacacacatacatggcccTTCCCTTACCGTACCGAGCCGCATATCCGGTTGGACGTCGGCCATAGCACGCCACTCCAACGCCTTCGCAGTTTGGGATTCTCGTCAACTTGCAACTCCGACGAAATTCCAACTACGTACTTTAGTCTCTAtttggctctttctcttcttcctgctagTGTTtcatttacacacagacatacacgcacacacacacatacagaaacacacacatacatacacacacatatatacacaaacacgtacacacatacacacatatatatacacaaacacgcacacatatatatacacaaacacgtacacacacacacacacacacagagaaacacacactaaCTGTTGTCCTTTACAGTTATCTTCTATATGGTTGCATCACTTTTcaccgtaatatatatatatttatatatttatatatatatatatatatatttatttatatttatatatttatatatatttttttttttttttttttttttttttttttctctctctctctctctctctctctctctctctctctctctctctctctctctctctctctctctctctctctctctctctctctctctctctctctctctctctctcttttcttttcttttcttttcttttcttttcttttcttttcttttcttttcttttcttttcttcttcttcttcttcttcttcttcttctttctctttttttattattattcatgacgCATATGTTTACTGCATTAATTAGTATGCTTGAATGTATACCTAAAAAGACACGCGTTGaataaatatattctatatatatcggTCTATCTCAGGGTAACGATATTTGTCTAAAATATAATGAATTTCAcacttcttattttcattctttatttctactcattcttattattgaaagtatcatgattatcattttcttatcttattcttagccttattatcatttctatttttaatcAAAATATTGTTTAGCATTAttagtctcattattattattactattttattattaatatcagtacaaTCGTTATTGTCTGTTATTGCAGTTACTATTtcttcacttattattattattgtcattattattattgttatcattattatttttattattatcattattattattattattattattatttttattactattattattattattattattattattatcattattactattattgctgttattattatcattactattattatcatcatcattattattgttgttattaacatttttgttatcatcaccactctCCTTCGTTTTgtaatcatctttaccattattctcattatcaccatcatcatcattgattttatcatcatcattactactaccattatcattattcttttagatatcattatattattatcattaatattattattgttatcataattgcattatcagtatcattattatatcattatcattatcattgtgattattacaattgtcaccatagtgattatcattatgatctttatttttatcattattattgatatcaatattattactattatatctttAATATAGCATCAatctcaatgttattatcattattactattattatcattcgtattagtattagtattatcattatcattattgttattactattgtcattattattactaaaattgttatcatcgttgttattatcatcattattgttatcaatattatcattatcattatatactatttttcttaatatttcacTGTTTTAGCAATATTGACTAAATATAAATTAATGATTAATCgagatatttgtctttttttgttttgtttctttctttctttgaggctTTTCTTTGGTAAAGTCATCTATCTCTGTATTTCGTTAGTTGTACATTTATTATGCATGTATTCATTCAATTAGCTACTGcgttgtttattctttgttgtgtatgattcctttattcatcttttaagTGTTTTGcttacctgtttgtctgttttattaattttcatatgAAGAGAAAGCAACCgagaaataaaattgaaattcAAAAAAGTGCTTCAAAACTTACCTTATTGAGTTTCGTGAGATTTTGTAACATCCCTAAAGATTGGTTTTGATTTCCCGACGTATAAAACAATGAACtgaatctagatagatagatagacaagcagacagatagatagatagatatgtatgtatgtatatattatatgtaaatatgtatatatatatatatatatatatatatatatgtgtgtgtgtgtgtgtgtgtgtgtgtgtgtgtgtgtgtgtgtgtgtgtgtgtgtgtgtgtgtgtgtgtgtacatatctatctatctatatgcatatatatgtatacatacatatatatgtgtatacatacaagcagacatatagatagatagatagatatgtatgtacgtatatattaatatatgtaaatatgtatatatatatatatatatatatatatatatatatatatatatatatatatatatatatatatatatatatatatatacatatttacttatattaatatatacatatctatctatctatctgtctgcttgtatatatatatatatatatatatatatatatatatatatatatatatatatatatatatatatatatatatatatatatatatatatatatgtatgtataaatacacgtatatgtatatgctataatgtatatgcatcaaGCAATTTCAAGTGTTATATAATATACCAGTCATGACAAGGGATACCGTATTAACACTGCTATCTAGATATTTTCAGATATCCTAATTAGCTCAAGTTGAGCTTTCTGCGGAAGCGGAACGCCAATAGAAAGggcttttttttattagtagcGGTGTCAAGAAAGCTGtcagaaaaatgaagaaataagaacTTGATGTCCTAAAGAAGTAAAGTTTCGTGACTGTCTCTGATTTTAAAAAGTGTTTGACAGTCATTAGGTTGTATTATAACCTCTATGGAATTTCTCATTTTACTACCATGAACATGTACATGTTCACAGTAGCAAACCATAAAGATAACAATCTGACAGAAATGAGAGATTTGATAAGAAAAATCGACTTTATTTGGGAAATATCTATACACGCGGTCGTCCATCCTATTTGACGTCCTCGGGGATCTTCCCGAAGTCGGCGTTGGAGAGGTCGAAGAGGGTCTCGGCCTGGTCGCAGGGGAAGGCCTCCTGGGGGTGGGCGCAGGTGAGGGACTCCTGGCTGAACACGGTCTGGTTGCCGCAGAAGAACGAGTACTGGGCGGTCTCCACGACCTCGCCGAACTCGTCGGCGATGGGCAGGCAGATGTGGAAGACGCGGCAGGCGTTGGCCACGTCGGCGTAGTAGCCGTAGGCGCGGCCGGTGCAGTCGAAGGCCTGCTGGGGCTCCCCGCCGAGGATCTCCAGGTAGCCGTCGGAGAAGACGTAGGGGGAGCGGGCGGCGGCCACGGCGACCAGAGCCAGGAGAGCGGCGACGACCTTCATGATGGCTGGGGAATCAAAAGGAAAATCTGTATAAGAGAAGGGAAACTGCatcggagaaagaaaaagaatctcaAGAGGTTTCAAATCAAGCGCGGAAGTTGGGCAAGTCGAAGGCGTTCCATCCCTCGCGGAGGAGGAGTCGCAGGGCTTTCACCAGACGCGGCACGGCAGGTCGCGACACATCTCGACTTTGTGCTCGAACTTATGATTTCCTTCACTTCATATCACCAACACTAAACATTGAGACAAATATCCGAAGCATTTCGACACTGAAAAGCCACGCCGAAGCAGTGAAAGGGGCGGCGACCGTTCGAGAGAAGAGCCAGGCGCTGTTACTCACTTCAGTACGGTCCGTGATGAACTGATGCCAGGAGAGGTCGGCCTGCCCTTATATACGCCTTGCGATGTGGCTGCGACGCGTCCTTGCGGCCCCCATTACCTCGTATTATTTCCCTTGGCGGGGAGACGagcgtgagagggggggggggggttgaagctgGTATGCGAGCCGGAAATATTGAGGCAGATGGGCGGAGGGACGAGTTGGGCGAAGAATGGATAGAGTAGTGGAAAAAGAGCTGTTAaatgagacagataaagaaactcatgcatgcttatatatatatatatatatatatatatatatatatatatatatatatatatatatatatatatatatatatatatacacatatacatatatacgcatatatacacacacacacacgggcacacacacatacacacacacacacacacacgggcacacacacacacacacatacacacacacacatatatatacacacacacatatatatatatatatatatatatatatatatatatatatatatatatatatatatatatatatatatatatgtatatatatgtatgtatgtatatatacatgtatatatacatgtatgtataaatgtatatatatatatatatatatatatatatatatatatatatatatatatatatatatatatatgtgtgtgtgtgtgtgtgtgtgtgagtgtgagtgagtgtgagtgtgtgtgtgagtgtgagtgtgtgtatgtttgtgtgtatgtgagtgtgagtgtgtgtgtgtgtgtgtgtatgtatatgcatatatgtatatatatatatatatatatatatataatatatatatatatatatatatatatatatttgcgtgtgtgtgtgtgtttatatatgcatacacacacacacacatacacatacacacacacacatacacacacacacacacagacacagacacacacactcacactcacactcacacacacacacacacacacacacacacacacacacacacacacacacacacacacacacacacacacacacacacacacacacatatatatatatatatatatatatatatatatatatatatatatatatatatatatatatatatatatatatatatattcgcatatatgtatctgtgtgcgcgtgtgtgtgtgtgtttcatgaatatatatgtatatatgtaaacatgtatgtttgtgtgtgtagttacgTATACAAAAATGACGTATGGTGTGAATTCTATATACAACAGACAGTCGGGTCTTTTGTGTTGTTCTCTCGTGTTATGAACAGGTACACGAACACCATAATTcattcctttccttattcctctcttcctctctttacgaATGAAACATAACCCTCGGCGACGAATCTCAGACATAAAACCATTCTGAAACCTGTCACAACCGAGGCGTTAGTGACACagacgaaaacaacaacatcgAAAACCACTCGACGAAATAACACAGAAGTTCCTTGAAGACGAACGCCAGACGCGCCGAGTCCGTGACGTCAGAGGCAAAGGTTAATTAAATcataggaaaaaaatggaataaaaaaagggTAGAATAggtcagaaaaaaatatagaaaattagaATAAAGAAGTAGAATAGGTCAAGGTATTAAGGCAAACCGGTGTCAGGCTTCCAACACCAGTTATCCTTAAAGCTCTTCATGAAATTTCAGGACTTCAGGCTAGAGTAATTATGGTCTTTACTTACACCTTCCATAAAGGTGAAGGTTGGCCCCCGGAAATGACGATTATCTGAAGGAGATGGAGCTGGTTTATGGACTTAGATACCATAAAATGGGGCTTCggatggagagtgggggggggggat contains:
- the LOC113802383 gene encoding U-scoloptoxin(01)-Er1a, which translates into the protein MKVVAALLALVAVAAARSPYVFSDGYLEILGGEPQQAFDCTGRAYGYYADVANACRVFHICLPIADEFGEVVETAQYSFFCGNQTVFSQESLTCAHPQEAFPCDQAETLFDLSNADFGKIPEDVK